Proteins co-encoded in one Melospiza melodia melodia isolate bMelMel2 unplaced genomic scaffold, bMelMel2.pri scaffold_208, whole genome shotgun sequence genomic window:
- the RBM14 gene encoding RNA-binding protein 14 isoform X1, with protein MRPGIKLFVGNVPEEATAEELSELFAGAAGPVLGVALMKQFAFVHLRDEAAAARAISQLNGHQLHGRRIVVEPSRPRPTNTCKIFVGNVSAACTSGELRSLFQQYGPVVECDVVKDYAFVHMENEADAKVAIENLNGKEVKGRRVNVELSTNVQKKGTGQAPPPALGVDKTKRIGLEYREKFQPKIEGFDQQRRVADAAFPSATGAGYATTPSLYDYQQRFGAKYDAFDAQPRPASPSYFGRDRSPLRRSPTRAGYAAVSLPMTAQPAAYRAQPSASLGATYRAQPSASLGVAYRPQPTTGQAAAYRAQPSASLSSAYRSQPSVGSLGAAGAQPAAANSLGSYGAQPAAAASYGAQPAAANSLSSYGVQSAALASSYSAQPASGYSAGYSAQPAIATYGAQPAAGSAGSYSTQAVAVHVASYGTQLAAGSYGAQPMDGHAGSYSAQPGAVLSAGYSAQAVAVHASSYSAQAVAGHAAAAYQPVAGHSASYGAQPALSTSYGAQPTVGHSASYGAQPAAGLPASYGSQPAAAALPAGYGAQTGSSLAASYGSQAAVAAASYKAQASAPLTAAYRAQASGAMAASYPAQQPSSAALAAAYRAQPGSAYDGPSQLGQPAGSYLGLPQAAAAPPYERTRLSPPRSAAYDDPYKKSSSLAKRYGSERRLSELADYRRLADSPLAYRRSPTKSPLDYRRLPDAHSEYARYSGGYSDYLPPARIHSGYQRRL; from the exons ATGCGTCCTGGCATCAAACTCTTCGTGGGCAACGTCCCCGAGGAGGCGACGGCGGAAGAGTTGAGCGAGCTGTTCgcaggcgcggcggggccggtgcTGGGCGTCGCCCTCATGAAACAGTTCGCTTTCGTGCACCTGCGGGACGAGGCGGCGGCCGCGCGCGCCATCTCGCAGCTCAACGGGCACCAACTGCACGGCCGCCGCATCGTGGTGGAGCCATCCCGGCCTCGCCCCACCAACACCTGCAAGATCTTCGTGGGGAATGTGTCGGCCGCGTGCACGAGCGGGGAGCTGCGCTCGCTCTTCCAGCAGTACGGCCCCGTGGTGGAGTGCGACGTGGTGAAAG ACTATGCCTTTGTGCACATGGAGAACGAAGCCGATGCTAAAGTTGCCATCGAAAACCTAAATGGGAAGGAGGTGAAGGGGCGCCGGGTGAACGTGGAGCTCTCCACCAATGTGCAGAAGAAGGGCACGGGCCAggcgccgccgcccgccctcGGCGTCGACAAGACCAAGCGCATCGGCCTCGAGTACCGCGAGAAGTTCCAGCCCAAGATCGAGGGCTTCGACCAGCAGCGCCGGGTGGCTGACGCTGCCTTCCCCTCCGCCACGGGCGCCGGCTACGCCACCACCCCCTCCCTGTACGATTACCAGCAGCGCTTCGGCGCCAAGTACGACGCCTTCGATGCGCAGCCCCGGCCCGCCTCCCCCTCCTACTTTGGCAGGGACCGCAGCCCGCTGCGGCGCTCGCCCACCCGCGCCGGCTACGCGGCGGTGTCACTCCCCATGACGGCGCAGCCGGCCGCCTACCGCGCCCAGCCCTCGGCCTCGCTGGGGGCCACGTACCGAGCCCagccctcggcctccctgggtgTGGCGTACCGCCCGCAGCCCACCACGGGCCAGGCCGCCGCCTACCGCGCGCAGCCCTCGGCCTCGCTGAGCAGCGCCTACCGCTCCCAGCCCTCGGTCGGCTCCCTGGGCGCCGCGGGCGCTCAGCCCGCTGCCGCCAACTCCCTTGGCTCCTATGGCGCCCAGCCAGCCGCCGCCGCCTCGTACGGCGCCCAGCCCGCGGCCGCCAACTCCCTCAGCTCCTACGGCGTCCAGTCCGCTGCCCTGGCCTCCTCCTACAGCGCCCAGCCCGCCTCGGGCTACTCGGCCGGCTACAGCGCCCAGCCCGCCATAGCCACCTACGGCGCCCAGCCCGCTGCCGGTTCTGCCGGCTCCTACAGCACCCAGGCCGTGGCCGTGCACGTGGCATCCTACGGCACCCAGCTGGCCGCAGGCTCCTATGGCGCCCAGCCCATGGATGGCCACGCCGGCTCCTACAGCGCCCAGCCCGGCGCCGTGCTGTCTGCCGGCTACAGCGCCCAGGCCGTGGCGGTGCACGCCAGCTCTTACAGCGCCCAGGCCGTGGCAGGTCACGCCGCTGCTGCCTACCAGCCCGTGGCCGGCCACTCTGCCTCCTACGGTGCCCAACCCGCGCTGTCCACCTCGTATGGCGCCCAGCCCACCGTGGGCCACTCGGCCTCGTACGGCGCCCAGCCCGCCGCGGGCCTGCCCGCGTCCTACGGCAGCCAGCCCGCGGCcgccgcgctccccgccggctaCGGCGCGCAGACGGGCTCCTCGCTGGCCGCGTCCTACGGAAGCCAGGCCGCCGTCGCCGCCGCTTCCTACAAGGCGCAGGCCTCTGCCCCGCTGACGGCCGCGTACCGGGCGCAGGCCTCTGGCGCCATGGCGGCCTCCTACCCGGCGCAGCAGCCGTCCTCCGCCGCGCTGGCGGCTGCGTACCGAGCCCAGCCCGGCAGCGCCTACGACGGGCCGAGCCAGCTGGGGCAGCCGGCAGGCTCCTACCTGGGCCTGCCACAGGCCGCCGCCGCACCGCCCTACGAGCGCACCCGCCTCTCCCCGCCTCGCAGTGCCGCCTACGACGACCCGTACAAAAAATCGTCCTCTCTGGCTAAAAG GTACGGCTCCGAGCGCCGTCTGTCCGAGCTGGCCGATTACCGGCGCCTAGCGGACTCTCCGCTGGCGTATCGCCGCTCGCCCACCAAGTCCCCGCTGGACTACCGCCGGCTGCCGGACGCACACTCCGAGTACGCCCGCTACTCGGGCGGCTACAGCGACTACCTGCCCCCCGCCCGCATCCACTCAGGCTACCAGCGCCGCCTCTGA
- the RBM14 gene encoding RNA-binding protein 14 isoform X2, protein MRPGIKLFVGNVPEEATAEELSELFAGAAGPVLGVALMKQFAFVHLRDEAAAARAISQLNGHQLHGRRIVVEPSRPRPTNTCKIFVGNVSAACTSGELRSLFQQYGPVVECDVVKGTAPSAVCPSWPITGA, encoded by the exons ATGCGTCCTGGCATCAAACTCTTCGTGGGCAACGTCCCCGAGGAGGCGACGGCGGAAGAGTTGAGCGAGCTGTTCgcaggcgcggcggggccggtgcTGGGCGTCGCCCTCATGAAACAGTTCGCTTTCGTGCACCTGCGGGACGAGGCGGCGGCCGCGCGCGCCATCTCGCAGCTCAACGGGCACCAACTGCACGGCCGCCGCATCGTGGTGGAGCCATCCCGGCCTCGCCCCACCAACACCTGCAAGATCTTCGTGGGGAATGTGTCGGCCGCGTGCACGAGCGGGGAGCTGCGCTCGCTCTTCCAGCAGTACGGCCCCGTGGTGGAGTGCGACGTGGTGAAAG GTACGGCTCCGAGCGCCGTCTGTCCGAGCTGGCCGATTACCGGCGCCTAG
- the LOC134433586 gene encoding RNA-binding protein 4B-like isoform X1 translates to MVKLFIGNLPREATEQEIRSLFEQYGKVLECDIIKNYGFVHIEDKTAAEDAIRNLHHHKLHGVCINVEASKNKSKASTKLHVGNISPACTNLELRAKFEEYGPVIECDIVKDYAFVHMERAEDAVEAIRGLDNTEFQGKRMRVQLSTSRLRTAPGMGDKSGCYRCGKEGHWSKECPVDRPGQVADFAEAYNEQYGAVRTPYTAGYGETVYYDEAYGGMADYYKRYRVRSYATASAYDAYAEQTMAQYSQYAQYSQVQSSAMAATTAMAGRIPTTLDAYDRALLPTPGAAAAVAAAAATAAAAAASSTYYTRDRSPLRRTAAAASTVGEAYTYERGQLSPVSSVARASLYDMQRFGRDPYADRARYSAF, encoded by the exons ATGGTGAAGCTGTTCATCGGGAACCTGCCGCGGGAGGCGACGGAGCAGGAGATCCGCTCCCTGTTCGAGCAGTACGGGAAGGTGCTGGAGTGCGACATCATCAAGAACTACGGCTTCGTGCACATCGAGGACAAGACGGCGGCCGAGGACGCCATCCGCAACCTGCACCACCACAAGCTGCACGGCGTCTGCATCAATGTGGAGGCCAGCAAGAACAAGAGCAAGGCCTCCACCAAGCTGCACGTGGGGAACATCAGCCCCGCCTGCACCAACCTAGAGCTGCGCGCCAAGTTCGAGGAGTACGGCCCCGTCATCGAATGTGACATCGTCAAGGACTACGCCTTCGTGCACATGGAGCGGGCCGAGGATGCCGTGGAGGCCATCCGGGGGCTGGACAACACCGAGTTCCAAG GCAAGCGGATGCGCGTGCAGCTGTCCACCAGCCGGCTGCGGACGGCGCCCGGGATGGGAGACAAGAGCGGCTGCTACCGCTGCGGGAAGGAGGGGCACTGGTCTAAGGAGTGCCCGGTCGATCGCCCGGGGCAAGTGGCGGACTTTGCCGAGGCCTATAACGAGCAGTACGGAGCCGTGCGCACTCCCTACACCGCGGGCTATGGGGAGACCGTGTATTACGATGAGGCCTACGGCGGGATGGCCGACTACTACAAGCGCTACCGCGTCCGCTCCTACGCCACGGCCTCGGCGTACGACGCCTACGCGGAGCAGACCATGGCCCAGTACTCCCAGTACGCCCAGTACTCCCAGGTCCAGTCCTCGGCCATGGCCGCCACCACGGCCATGGCCGGCCGCATCCCCACCACCTTAGACGCGTACGACCGAGCGCTGCTGCCCACCCCGGGCGCGGCGGCCGCcgtcgctgccgccgccgccaccgccgcggccgccgccgcgtcCTCCACGTATTACACccgggacaggagccccctgCGCCGCACGGCCGCTGCGGCCAGCACCGTCGGAGAGGCGTACACGTACGAGCGTGGGCAGCTGTCGCCCGTCTCCTCGGTGGCCCGGGCGTCCCTCTACGACATGCAGCGCTTCGGGCGGGACCCGTACGCGGACCGGGCGCGATACTCCGCCTTTTGA
- the LOC134433586 gene encoding RNA-binding protein 4B-like isoform X2 has protein sequence MVKLFIGNLPREATEQEIRSLFEQYGKVLECDIIKNYGFVHIEDKTAAEDAIRNLHHHKLHGVCINVEASKNKSKASTKLHVGNISPACTNLELRAKFEEYGPVIECDIVKDYAFVHMERAEDAVEAIRGLDNTEFQARPPRRRTPTATSCAGPEQRVTPGCRPPL, from the exons ATGGTGAAGCTGTTCATCGGGAACCTGCCGCGGGAGGCGACGGAGCAGGAGATCCGCTCCCTGTTCGAGCAGTACGGGAAGGTGCTGGAGTGCGACATCATCAAGAACTACGGCTTCGTGCACATCGAGGACAAGACGGCGGCCGAGGACGCCATCCGCAACCTGCACCACCACAAGCTGCACGGCGTCTGCATCAATGTGGAGGCCAGCAAGAACAAGAGCAAGGCCTCCACCAAGCTGCACGTGGGGAACATCAGCCCCGCCTGCACCAACCTAGAGCTGCGCGCCAAGTTCGAGGAGTACGGCCCCGTCATCGAATGTGACATCGTCAAGGACTACGCCTTCGTGCACATGGAGCGGGCCGAGGATGCCGTGGAGGCCATCCGGGGGCTGGACAACACCGAGTTCCAAG CACGGCCGCCCCGCAGGAGGACCCCGACGGCGACGTCCTGTGCCGGGCCGGAGCAGCGGGTGACGCCAGGCTGCCGCCCGCCCTTGTAG
- the LOC134433586 gene encoding RNA-binding protein 4B-like isoform X3, with the protein MVKLFIGNLPREATEQEIRSLFEQYGKVLECDIIKNYGFVHIEDKTAAEDAIRNLHHHKLHGVCINVEASKNKSKASTKLHVGNISPACTNLELRAKFEEYGPVIECDIVKDYAFVHMERAEDAVEAIRGLDNTEFQGGPRRRRPVPGRSSG; encoded by the exons ATGGTGAAGCTGTTCATCGGGAACCTGCCGCGGGAGGCGACGGAGCAGGAGATCCGCTCCCTGTTCGAGCAGTACGGGAAGGTGCTGGAGTGCGACATCATCAAGAACTACGGCTTCGTGCACATCGAGGACAAGACGGCGGCCGAGGACGCCATCCGCAACCTGCACCACCACAAGCTGCACGGCGTCTGCATCAATGTGGAGGCCAGCAAGAACAAGAGCAAGGCCTCCACCAAGCTGCACGTGGGGAACATCAGCCCCGCCTGCACCAACCTAGAGCTGCGCGCCAAGTTCGAGGAGTACGGCCCCGTCATCGAATGTGACATCGTCAAGGACTACGCCTTCGTGCACATGGAGCGGGCCGAGGATGCCGTGGAGGCCATCCGGGGGCTGGACAACACCGAGTTCCAAG GAGGACCCCGACGGCGACGTCCTGTGCCGGGCCGGAGCAGCGGGTGA